A window of Oncorhynchus keta strain PuntledgeMale-10-30-2019 unplaced genomic scaffold, Oket_V2 Un_scaffold_29839_pilon_pilon, whole genome shotgun sequence genomic DNA:
atatcctcatcaatatcagaggacagtgtttgtgtataatatcctccatcaatatcagaggacagtgtttgtgtataatatcctccatcaatatcagaggacagtgtttgtgtataatatcctccatcaatatcagaggaccATCCTccatatcagaggacagtgtttgtgtataatatcctccatcaatatcagaggacagtgtttgtgtataatatcctccatcaatatcagaggacagtgtttgtgtataatatcctccatcaatatcagaggacagtgtttgtgtataatatcctccatcaatatcagaggacagtgtttgtgtataatatcctatatcagaggacagtgtttgtgtataatatcctccatcattatcagaggacagtgtttgtgtataatatcctccatcaatatcagaggacagtgtttgtgtatatcctccatcaatatcagaggacagtgtttgtgtataatatcctccatcaatatcagagtGTTTggtataatatcctccatcagtgtttgtgtataatatcctccatcaatatcagaggacagtgtttgtgtataatatcctccatcattatcagaggacagtgtttgtgtataatatcctccatcaatatcagaggacaaTATCCTCCATcattatcagaggacagtgtttgtgtataatatcctccatcaatatcagaggacagtgtttgtgtataatatcctccatcattatcagaggacagtgtttgtgtataatatcctccatcaatatcagaggacagtgtttgtgtataatatcctccatcaatatcagaggacagtgtttgtgtataatatcctccatcattatcagaggacagtgtttgtgtataatatcctccatcattatcagaggacagtgtttgtgtataatatcctccatcaatatcagaggacagtgtttgtgtataatatcctccatcattatcagaggacagtgtttgtgtataatatcctccatcattatcagaggacagtgtttgtgtataatatcctccatcattatcagaggacagtgtttgtgtataatatcctccatcattatcagaggacagtgtttgtgtataatatcctccatcattatcagaggacagtgtttgtgtattaCATGTAGTGAAAAGTCATCACTGATTGAGGCTGCCACAAGAGGCCAGAAACACAGAGTACAAGTCAAACATAGAGATTAATAGAGGACTCTAGTTCCCAAAAGCCTGTTTTAGCATAGGCAACACTATCATGGGACACATACAATGTTGCCTTCTCTAACTATCTCTAATCCAAGCCAAATCTTGAGATTGGTCACTGTCGTATTTGTCAGATTAATACATTGTATAAGATTTGTATTATTGCAGAGATGGGAGGATTCAAGGAAACAGACAGAGTTGCACttaataaaaatttaaaaaatgaaaacatATAGACAGAGTTAAGATAACTGGTTTACTGTTGATAAAATAGGCAACAGGTGTTCTCAAACGTTTTCATGTCTGACCAGGTAGATGGgcgtaataaataaaaaaatctggtCTGGGCAGTTGTGCTGCAGATATATTTGGCCTAATGTATGGGATATATACAGAATAATCCTTTCTCTTTATTTTAGTGGATAATCACCCGTTGAAGTGTCTTGGGGTAAGGaatgtccctcagtcgagcaccTGAGTCCATTTTGTTCAAGCTGGGTTGAAGCGTGTTTTGGTACACGTTCTTTCAATGTGTGATACATTGTTTGATAATGATGTTGCAAATTGTTTAGCTACACTGTGCTCTGCTGAACATCACTCTAGGTCAAGTATAGATAAggtgtgccctactgaacacagGTGAGAAAAGAAGATGATAGACGTGTCCAAACCAATAGACAAGATGTTCGTTGGTTATGCTATTCGGTTGGATTTACGTTTTTAGGGCGGGTTTAGTTTTCGGATACGGAAGAGGAAGGAGCTATGTTTTGAAAGCATTGTCAGAAGTTTAGAAAGTTACGAAAAAGGGACTTGTTGAAATAATTTTACATGACATTATTTACATAGGGAAGTGATACTATTAAAATACATCCTAATTCTATTCTAACAACGTGCGTGTCACTAATTGAAGGAAGGCAGTTTGGGAGAGGAAACTAACATCGCTACGTTGATATCTAGCGTGTGCTTGCTTTGACAACTAGTTAAACGTTTTTGAATTGTATTACTTGACTTTTACCAAGATGGACATACAACACCGGCAGCGTCCGGTCAAACCGGACCAGAGTTTTTGGGACAACCGAAGACTGTGGACCGCAAGGATTTTCTCCATGCTCTGCTGTGCAATGGTGATGTCGGTCGTTGCAGTATTCTGCGCCTTTGTTTACCTCATCTTGAAAGGTACATCGTCTGTCAAGAGTTACAGTTCTAGTCGCGCATGCGCGGATGAAGACCCTCTTGGACAGTAGCTGAATAATATTGCTTTCTGTTAATTGTTATTTAAATATGTCATCTTGtcacttctgtatgttgtgtgtttgtgtttcagagATGCAGAATGAGAGAGTGATTGGAGAGGATGGCTCAGAGGTTAGACTCCTAGGCAAGTACAGGTCTGTTCACAAAAGTTCATACACACAAAGCCTCCAGAATAGAACATTAACTAAacatgttcctctccctctccccttccccctcccctccgccccacctctctctctccctcccctccgccccacctctctctctcccctttacccccccttctctctccctctgtatctctctcctccccctctctgtaggGTTCTGGAGTGTTCTGGTCATGTCGGTGCTAGCAGGGTTCTGCTGCTGTAGCTTCACATGGACCATCACCTACTTTGACTCTTTTGAGCCCGGCACGTTCCCCCCAACGCCCCTGTCCCCTGGCCACCTCAGgtaacacgcgcacacacacacggctcataataatggctggaaaagAGTGAATGGAATGATATCAGGCATATCAAACATGTGGTTACCATGtagttgataccattccactgactccatcccagccattattatgagccgtcctcccctcagaagCCTCTACTGACTAACCTACATTCCCTAACTCTTCCACTGGCCTTAGCCTAATTCTCTCGTCCTTTTCCTAAATCCTCTTGTTCCATCGCTCCCTGTTGTCTCCCAAGCCCAGATAGCAGGACACACACGTGTGTAAAGAGAATGATGCCATATAGAGAGAGAGCTTGAGACTATAATGTTCTATCTGTATTTTAGTCAACATGTAGTTATTGAAACAGCCTTGttctgttcaataccatacagcAGTCTAAATACCTCAGTTCAACATTGCTGACATCTTTTAAACCAATGAGGGTTCAGAACTTTAAAGCCAATTATCTCAGAATCATCTTTTTCCAGATAGACAGCTTGAGACTGTAGGGTTCTATGTGTTACCACCCTTGATgtctaattgtgtgtgtgtgtgtgtgtgtgtgtgtgtgtgtgtgtgtgtgtgtgtgtgtgtgtgtgtgtgtgtgtgtgtgtgtgtgtgtgtgtgtgtgtgtgtgtgtgtgtgtgtgtgtgtgtgtgtgtgtgtgtctcaggcaGGTGACAGGTCACTCCTTCCACATGAGCTACAGTGTGGCGGTCCTAAATGGCATTGTAGCGGCGATCACCATCATCTGGAGCCTTACCTGACCTTACCCACAACCCCCTGTTCTACCTGACCTTACCCACAACCCCCTGTTCTACCTGACCTTACCCACAACCCCCTGTTCTACCTGACCTTACCCACAAGCCCCTGTTCTACCTGACCTTACCCACAACCCCCTGTTTAACCTGATCTTACCCACAACCCCCTGTTCTACCTGATCTTATCCACAATCCCCTGTTCTACCTGATCTTACCCACAACCCCCTGTTCTACCTGACCTTACTCACAACCCCTGTTCTACCTGACCTTACCCACAACCCCCTGCTCTACCTGAACTTACCCACATCCCCCTGTTCTACCTGACCTTACCCACAACCCCTGCTCTACCTGAACTTACCCACATCCCCCTGTTCTACCTGACCTTACCCACATCCTCCTGTTCTATCTGACCTTACCCACAACCCCCTGCTCTACCTGACCTTACTCACAACCCCTGTTCTACCTGACCTTACCCACAACCCCCTGCTCTACCTGACCTTACCCACATCCCCCTGTTCTATCTGACCTTACCCACAACCCCTGCTCTACCTGACCTTACCCACATCCCCCTGTTCTACCTGACCTTACCCACATCCTCCTGTTCTATCTGACCTTACCCACAACCCCCTGTTCTACCTGACCTTACCCACATCCTCCTGTTCTATCTGACCTTACCCACAACCCCCTGTTCTACCTGACCTTACCCACAACCCCTGTTCTACCTGACCTTACCCACATCCCCCTGTTCTACCTGACCTTACCCACATCCCCCTGTTCTACCTGACCTTACCCACATCCCCCTGTTCTACCTGACCTTACCCACATCCCCCTGTTCTACCTGACCTTACCCACATCCCCCTGTTCTACCTGACCTTACCCACATCCCCCTGTTCTACCTGACCTTACCCACAACCCCCTGTTCTATCTGACCTTACTCACAACCCCCTGTTCTACCTGACCTTACCCACAACCCCCTGCTCTGACCCACAACCCTGTCACCTTACCCAGAACCCCTTGTTCTACCTGACTTTACCCACAATCTTTTCCATGTGTATGTGTACATATCAAGAGAAGCAGTAGAACATGATGTGATACTATGAGACAATGTGTCCAGTACTAAAGTCAGCCTCACTCACTAGCTCCTTGTCATTTGGTTCTCCATGCTGTCCTCTTCTTGGCCAAGTCCCAGGCTGATGAAGTGTCGAGTCCCAGGTTTCTACAAGGTCAGGATACCTTttttaatgtactgtatattgtgatATATCTAGCCTAAAGAGGTTTTTGTGCCAAATTAGTGCTATAAAGAGAACATTTAAAATATGAAATGAGACTCACACATTCTAAATCTATAGTTTATTGTAAGTCTAATATATAACCCGTAGAGAGGTATGTTCCATGCAGTGTATCTGTGCATTTGACTGTTATTCTCACTGAACCACTGAATGATGCTTTCACTGTCTCTCCTTCCCATACTGATGTCTGTACTACTGAACAGTAAAGAAGCTCTCACCTGCCTTCTGTATATTTTCTCCTATCTGAAATGAtgtctcttacacacacacacacacacacacacacacacacacacacacacacacacacacacacacacacacacacacacacacacacacacacacacacacacacacacacacacacacacacacacacaggccctcaGCAGGATGTCCATTCCTTCCTTGATCTCACCTTTATCCTCCTCACAACACGCCAACAActcctggacacacacatagggaACAACTCCTGGATACACACATAGGGAACAACTCCTGGATACACACATAGGGAACAACTCCTGGATACACACATAGGGAACAACTCCTGGATACACACATAGGGAACAActcctggacacacacatagggaTAAACTCCTGGATACACATAGGGAACAACTCCTGGATACACATAGGGAACAACTCCTGGATACACATAGGGAACAACTCCTGGATACACATAGGGAACAACTCCTGGATACACATAGGGAACAACTCCTGGATACAAATATAGGGAACAACTCCTGGATACACACATAGGGAACAACTCCTGGATACACACATAGGGAACAACTCCTGGATACACACATAGGGAACAACTCCTGGATACACACATAGGGAACAACTCCTGGATACACACATAGGGAACAACTCCTGGATACACACATAGGGAACAACTCCTGGATACACACATAGGGAACAACTCCTGGATACACACATAGGGAACAActcctggacacacacatagggaTAAACTCCTGGATACACACATAGGGAACAACTCCTGGATACACACATAGGGAACAActcctggacacacacatagggaTAAACTCCTGGATACACACATAGGGAACAACTCCTGGATACACACAT
This region includes:
- the arl6ip6 gene encoding ADP-ribosylation factor-like protein 6-interacting protein 6 is translated as MDIQHRQRPVKPDQSFWDNRRLWTARIFSMLCCAMVMSVVAVFCAFVYLILKEMQNERVIGEDGSEVRLLGFWSVLVMSVLAGFCCCSFTWTITYFDSFEPGTFPPTPLSPGHLRQVTGHSFHMSYSVAVLNGIVAAITIIWSLT